Part of the Litchfieldia alkalitelluris genome is shown below.
GTCGACTAATGCTTCGCCAACTAATCAAAGGTGAGACTAACCCTTCACTCTTAGCGGAACTAGCAAAGAAGCAGCTTCGTAAGAAGATGGATCTTCTAGAACGTTCATTGAAGGGATTAATTGGGCCTCATCAGAAATTTCTACTTAAGGGTCAACTTGATCACATTGAGTATTTAGAAAAGCAAATTGAAATGTTGGATCTAGAAATAAAGGAACGCTTAAAAGAATACAAAGATGAAATTGAACTGTTAGATTCTATCCCGGGAATCGCAATTCAAACAGCTCAACATATCATTGCAGAAATCGGCCCAGATTTAAGTAGATTCCCAAGCGCTGCTCATTTAGCAGCATGGGCTGGTATGGCTCCAGGACAAAATGAAAGTGCAGGTAAAAAAAAA
Proteins encoded:
- a CDS encoding IS110 family RNA-guided transposase, with amino-acid sequence AMESTGVYWKPIYNLLELEPSLQTYVVNAQHIKQVPGRKTDVKDAEWIADLLKHGLLKPSFIPDREQRELRELVRYRRSLIDERAREANRIQKVLEGANIKLSSVATDILGVSGRLMLRQLIKGETNPSLLAELAKKQLRKKMDLLERSLKGLIGPHQKFLLKGQLDHIEYLEKQIEMLDLEIKERLKEYKDEIELLDSIPGIAIQTAQHIIAEIGPDLSRFPSAAHLAAWAGMAPGQNESAGKKK